One Hippocampus zosterae strain Florida chromosome 21, ASM2543408v3, whole genome shotgun sequence genomic region harbors:
- the LOC127593887 gene encoding protein mono-ADP-ribosyltransferase PARP11-like isoform X2: MLATRTAEDESPEMEEMDTLEPNWCWFYLAECGVWHMFEIDPSAACSVTSAQIEQCYARNQRGVMEFYTAKYTYRLDFSVMRQVNLTTGKQRPIKRSLHSATGFRFICDNLALPVPCHWERINTDEPYQLVQLGRDTYEFKEVGRLYERTMDRPIKSIQRIQNLDLWEFFCRKKRQLRKVKRTLDIEERMLFHGTGHNNIQAICMFNFDWRLTGSNGDVYGKGSYFARDAKYSSKFCHNTGKHNNNLQRHGLAPPIFASEPSYKSMFLARVLVGEYTLGHPLYCRPPSKDTSLTNFFDSCVDDTANPKIYVIFDSNQIYPEYLIEFY, encoded by the exons ATGCTAGCCACCAGGACAGCTGAGGATGAGTCCCCGGAGATGGAGGAGATGGACACACTGGAGCCCAACTGGTGCTGGTTCTACCTGGCCGAGTGCGGGGTGTGGCACATGTTTGAG ATCGACCCAAGCGCCGCCTGCTCCGTGACCAGCGCTCAGATCGAGCAGTGCTACGCCCGGAACCAGCGCGGCGTCATGGAGTTCTACACGGCCAAGTACACGTACCGGCTGGACTTCTCGG TCATGCGGCAGGTCAACTTGACGACGGGGAAGCAGCGGCCGATCAAGCGGTCCCTTCACTCGGCAACGGGTTTCAG GTTCATTTGCGACAACCTGGCCTTGCCCGTGCCGTGTCACTGGGAGAGGATCAACACGGACGAGCCCTATCag CTGGTCCAGTTGGGCCGAGACACCTACGAGTTTAAAGAAGTGGGCCGACTGTACGAAAGGACAATGGATCGACCCATCAAATCCATCCAGAGGATTCAGAACTTGGACTTGTGGGAATTCTTCTGCAG GAAGAAAAGACAGCTGAGAAAAGTGAAGCGCACTCTAGATATTGAAGAGCGGATGCTTTTCCACGGCACGGGGCACAACAACATCCAGGCCATCTGCATGTTTAACTTTGACTGGCGTCTCACGGGAAGCAACGGCGACGTCTACGGGAAAG GCAGCTACTTCGCCCGGGATGCCAAATACTCCAGTAAGTTCTGCCACAACACGGGCAAGCACAACAACAACCTGCAGCGGCACGGGCTGGCGCCCCCCATTTTCGCCAGCGAGCCGTCCTACAAGAGCATGTTTTTGGCACGGGTGCTGGTGGGCGAGTACACCCTGGGCCACCCGCTGTACTGCCGCCCGCCCTCCAAGGACACCAGCCTCACCAACTTCTTCGACAGCTGCGTAGACGACACGGCCAACCCGAAAATCTACGTCATCTTCGACAGCAATCAGATCTACCCGGAGTACCTGATCGAGTTCTACTGA
- the LOC127593887 gene encoding protein mono-ADP-ribosyltransferase PARP11-like isoform X1, which yields MSPRRWRRWTHWSPTGAGSTWPSAGCGTCLSHFTADRPKRRLLRDQRSDRAVLRPEPARRHGVLHGQVHVPAGLLGHAAGQLDDGEAAADQAVPSLGNGFQVRVGYRHHVMASSNLVYGLGFTFRFICDNLALPVPCHWERINTDEPYQLVQLGRDTYEFKEVGRLYERTMDRPIKSIQRIQNLDLWEFFCRKKRQLRKVKRTLDIEERMLFHGTGHNNIQAICMFNFDWRLTGSNGDVYGKGSYFARDAKYSSKFCHNTGKHNNNLQRHGLAPPIFASEPSYKSMFLARVLVGEYTLGHPLYCRPPSKDTSLTNFFDSCVDDTANPKIYVIFDSNQIYPEYLIEFY from the exons ATGAGTCCCCGGAGATGGAGGAGATGGACACACTGGAGCCCAACTGGTGCTGGTTCTACCTGGCCGAGTGCGGGGTGTGGCACATGTTTGAG TCATTTCACCGCAGATCGACCCAAGCGCCGCCTGCTCCGTGACCAGCGCTCAGATCGAGCAGTGCTACGCCCGGAACCAGCGCGGCGTCATGGAGTTCTACACGGCCAAGTACACGTACCGGCTGGACTTCTCGG TCATGCGGCAGGTCAACTTGACGACGGGGAAGCAGCGGCCGATCAAGCGGTCCCTTCACTCGGCAACGGGTTTCAGGTGAGAGTGGGCTATCGACATCATGTCATGGCATCGTCGAATCTGGTGTATGGCCTTGGCTTCACCTTTAGGTTCATTTGCGACAACCTGGCCTTGCCCGTGCCGTGTCACTGGGAGAGGATCAACACGGACGAGCCCTATCag CTGGTCCAGTTGGGCCGAGACACCTACGAGTTTAAAGAAGTGGGCCGACTGTACGAAAGGACAATGGATCGACCCATCAAATCCATCCAGAGGATTCAGAACTTGGACTTGTGGGAATTCTTCTGCAG GAAGAAAAGACAGCTGAGAAAAGTGAAGCGCACTCTAGATATTGAAGAGCGGATGCTTTTCCACGGCACGGGGCACAACAACATCCAGGCCATCTGCATGTTTAACTTTGACTGGCGTCTCACGGGAAGCAACGGCGACGTCTACGGGAAAG GCAGCTACTTCGCCCGGGATGCCAAATACTCCAGTAAGTTCTGCCACAACACGGGCAAGCACAACAACAACCTGCAGCGGCACGGGCTGGCGCCCCCCATTTTCGCCAGCGAGCCGTCCTACAAGAGCATGTTTTTGGCACGGGTGCTGGTGGGCGAGTACACCCTGGGCCACCCGCTGTACTGCCGCCCGCCCTCCAAGGACACCAGCCTCACCAACTTCTTCGACAGCTGCGTAGACGACACGGCCAACCCGAAAATCTACGTCATCTTCGACAGCAATCAGATCTACCCGGAGTACCTGATCGAGTTCTACTGA
- the LOC127593887 gene encoding protein mono-ADP-ribosyltransferase PARP11-like isoform X3 has product MEFYTAKYTYRLDFSVMRQVNLTTGKQRPIKRSLHSATGFRFICDNLALPVPCHWERINTDEPYQLVQLGRDTYEFKEVGRLYERTMDRPIKSIQRIQNLDLWEFFCRKKRQLRKVKRTLDIEERMLFHGTGHNNIQAICMFNFDWRLTGSNGDVYGKGSYFARDAKYSSKFCHNTGKHNNNLQRHGLAPPIFASEPSYKSMFLARVLVGEYTLGHPLYCRPPSKDTSLTNFFDSCVDDTANPKIYVIFDSNQIYPEYLIEFY; this is encoded by the exons ATGGAGTTCTACACGGCCAAGTACACGTACCGGCTGGACTTCTCGG TCATGCGGCAGGTCAACTTGACGACGGGGAAGCAGCGGCCGATCAAGCGGTCCCTTCACTCGGCAACGGGTTTCAG GTTCATTTGCGACAACCTGGCCTTGCCCGTGCCGTGTCACTGGGAGAGGATCAACACGGACGAGCCCTATCag CTGGTCCAGTTGGGCCGAGACACCTACGAGTTTAAAGAAGTGGGCCGACTGTACGAAAGGACAATGGATCGACCCATCAAATCCATCCAGAGGATTCAGAACTTGGACTTGTGGGAATTCTTCTGCAG GAAGAAAAGACAGCTGAGAAAAGTGAAGCGCACTCTAGATATTGAAGAGCGGATGCTTTTCCACGGCACGGGGCACAACAACATCCAGGCCATCTGCATGTTTAACTTTGACTGGCGTCTCACGGGAAGCAACGGCGACGTCTACGGGAAAG GCAGCTACTTCGCCCGGGATGCCAAATACTCCAGTAAGTTCTGCCACAACACGGGCAAGCACAACAACAACCTGCAGCGGCACGGGCTGGCGCCCCCCATTTTCGCCAGCGAGCCGTCCTACAAGAGCATGTTTTTGGCACGGGTGCTGGTGGGCGAGTACACCCTGGGCCACCCGCTGTACTGCCGCCCGCCCTCCAAGGACACCAGCCTCACCAACTTCTTCGACAGCTGCGTAGACGACACGGCCAACCCGAAAATCTACGTCATCTTCGACAGCAATCAGATCTACCCGGAGTACCTGATCGAGTTCTACTGA